One genomic window of Punica granatum isolate Tunisia-2019 chromosome 1, ASM765513v2, whole genome shotgun sequence includes the following:
- the LOC116210096 gene encoding SH3 domain-containing protein C23A1.17-like isoform X2, with the protein MNPIKNPFGPPPPDFRKLVHPNKMAPGSANCLFLLFHLLISCSSGEHDYGLQVFPSDGRVRSSAAGLGLSVDLWLSERQVKNLIASETSTVSWLKARLLLDKRIRNIIVRFGHGNSGPCELQNLQLTLETVNRIIGNFGNKHRVELSVAFPLPHLEKLTEGNAMELISGIDKSISKIIIEDRGGKDKKRADRFIGSIVERAHLVSSRLPSNGFHVVLAIRGPAAPKEVSQLRYRISESFKSGRTKPNGRIVEIRNVQEPISVPSRRALLKSDHMKSTGHDTDFPVTPTPIIVTVPATAGPVAISPTNPNLTPLAFPPPIPVTFPTPPVTVPVTPIPVTNPVPVTPVPVTNPVTTYPSTPGIPTVTPTPVPTTNPPATPSTSPAIPGQSWCVAKAGASEAALQAALDYACGIGGADCSQIQMGASCYNPNTLENHASYAFNSYYQKNPVATSCDFSGTATIVAANPSTGACIYPTSQTSAPATTTPTTPTPTPTTAALPPPSTGAVPVPVPVPVPGSGTPPAVLNSGNPPSGNPTDFGNLGPPPPATFFSTSARLQPYVGCIIVLISLVLQDLCCRDRK; encoded by the exons ATGAATCCCATTAAAAATCCATTTGGACCTCCTCCGCCCGATTTCCGAAAACTCGTCCATCCCAATAAAATGGCTCCAGGGTCTGCCAActgcctcttcctcctcttccatCTTCTCATCAGCTGTTCTTCTGGCGAGCATGATTACG GGCTTCAGGTCTTTCCATCTGATGGCAGAGTTCGTAGTTCGGCTGCTGGCTTGGGTTTATCAGTTGATCTCTGGTTGAGTGAAAGACAGGTTAAGAATTTGATCGCTTCTGAAACTTCGACGGTTTCATGGCTCAAAGCCCGACTGCTCCTTGATAAACGCATTAGGAACATAATAGTGAGATTCGGGCATGGTAATTCAGGTCCCTGTGAGCTGCAAAATCTTCAGCTCACCCTGGAAACAGTTAATAGGATCATTGGTAATTTCGGGAACAAACATAGAGTGGAGCTGTCGGTGGCATTTCCGTTGCCACACTTGGAGAAACTGACTGAAGGAAATGCCATGGAGCTGATTAGCGGGATAGATAAATCAATTTCTAAGATCATTATAGAAGACAGAGGCGGCAAGGATAAGAAAAGGGCAGATCGGTTTATCGGGTCCATAGTTGAAAGAGCTCATCTGGTGAGTTCCCGTCTTCCCAGCAATGGCTTCCATGTAGTTTTGGCAATCAGAGGTCCAGCTGCTCCAAAAGAAGTATCTCAGCTCCGTTACAGGATCTCCGAATCATTTAAAAGCGGGAGGACCAAGCCTAATGGGAGGATTGTTGAAATTAGAAACGTCCAAGAACCGATCTCAGTTCCCTCTCGCAGAGCACTCCTAAAATCGGACCATATGAAATCAACTGGTCATGACACGGACTTCCCTGTAACGCCCACACCGATCATTGTCACTGTCCCTGCGACCGCAGGACCTGTTGCGATCTCCCCCACCAATCCCAACTTGACACCTCTTGCATTCCCCCCACCTATTCCAGTCACCTTTCCTACACCCCCGGTCACAGTTCCAGTGACGCCCATTCCCGTAACTAACCCTGTTCCAGTGACGCCCGTTCCCGTAACTAACCCTGTGACCACCTACCCATCCACACCAGGCATTCCCACAGTCACTCCTACCCCAGTTCCCACCACCAATCCTCCAGCGACTCCAAGTACTTCTCCAGCTATCCCAGGGCAAAGCTGGTGTGTGGCCAAGGCTGGAGCATCAGAAGCCGCTCTTCAGGCGGCTCTGGATTATGCATGTGGGATTGGAGGAGCTGACTGCTCGCAGATTCAGATGGGGGCGAGCTGTTATAACCCAAACACTCTTGAGAACCATGCATCATATGCCTTCAACAGCTACTATCAGAAGAATCCCGTGGCTACGAGCTGTGATTTCAGCGGGACCGCTACCATAGTTGCCGCAAATCCTA GCACGGGAGCTTGCATTTACCCGACATCACAGACTTCAGCTCCGGCAACTACTACTCCAACAACACCGACTCCCACACCAACTACAGCAGCACTGCCTCCGCCATCAACGGGAGCAGTTCCAGTGCCAGTCCCAGTACCAGTACCAGG CTCGGGAACTCCACCAGCGGTGCTGAATTCAGGCAATCCTCCCTCCGGGAATCCAACAGATTTTGGGAACCTCGGCCCTCCTCCGCCTGCGACATTTTTCTCGACATCAGCAAGATTACAGCCCTATGTTGGTTGTATTATTGTACTCATCAGCCTAGTGCTGCAAGATTTATGCTGCAGAGATAGGAAGTGA
- the LOC116210096 gene encoding SH3 domain-containing protein C23A1.17-like isoform X1: MNPIKNPFGPPPPDFRKLVHPNKMAPGSANCLFLLFHLLISCSSGEHDYGDTATSSVAGLQVFPSDGRVRSSAAGLGLSVDLWLSERQVKNLIASETSTVSWLKARLLLDKRIRNIIVRFGHGNSGPCELQNLQLTLETVNRIIGNFGNKHRVELSVAFPLPHLEKLTEGNAMELISGIDKSISKIIIEDRGGKDKKRADRFIGSIVERAHLVSSRLPSNGFHVVLAIRGPAAPKEVSQLRYRISESFKSGRTKPNGRIVEIRNVQEPISVPSRRALLKSDHMKSTGHDTDFPVTPTPIIVTVPATAGPVAISPTNPNLTPLAFPPPIPVTFPTPPVTVPVTPIPVTNPVPVTPVPVTNPVTTYPSTPGIPTVTPTPVPTTNPPATPSTSPAIPGQSWCVAKAGASEAALQAALDYACGIGGADCSQIQMGASCYNPNTLENHASYAFNSYYQKNPVATSCDFSGTATIVAANPSTGACIYPTSQTSAPATTTPTTPTPTPTTAALPPPSTGAVPVPVPVPVPGSGTPPAVLNSGNPPSGNPTDFGNLGPPPPATFFSTSARLQPYVGCIIVLISLVLQDLCCRDRK; the protein is encoded by the exons ATGAATCCCATTAAAAATCCATTTGGACCTCCTCCGCCCGATTTCCGAAAACTCGTCCATCCCAATAAAATGGCTCCAGGGTCTGCCAActgcctcttcctcctcttccatCTTCTCATCAGCTGTTCTTCTGGCGAGCATGATTACG GAGACACTGCAACTTCTTCGGTTGCAGGGCTTCAGGTCTTTCCATCTGATGGCAGAGTTCGTAGTTCGGCTGCTGGCTTGGGTTTATCAGTTGATCTCTGGTTGAGTGAAAGACAGGTTAAGAATTTGATCGCTTCTGAAACTTCGACGGTTTCATGGCTCAAAGCCCGACTGCTCCTTGATAAACGCATTAGGAACATAATAGTGAGATTCGGGCATGGTAATTCAGGTCCCTGTGAGCTGCAAAATCTTCAGCTCACCCTGGAAACAGTTAATAGGATCATTGGTAATTTCGGGAACAAACATAGAGTGGAGCTGTCGGTGGCATTTCCGTTGCCACACTTGGAGAAACTGACTGAAGGAAATGCCATGGAGCTGATTAGCGGGATAGATAAATCAATTTCTAAGATCATTATAGAAGACAGAGGCGGCAAGGATAAGAAAAGGGCAGATCGGTTTATCGGGTCCATAGTTGAAAGAGCTCATCTGGTGAGTTCCCGTCTTCCCAGCAATGGCTTCCATGTAGTTTTGGCAATCAGAGGTCCAGCTGCTCCAAAAGAAGTATCTCAGCTCCGTTACAGGATCTCCGAATCATTTAAAAGCGGGAGGACCAAGCCTAATGGGAGGATTGTTGAAATTAGAAACGTCCAAGAACCGATCTCAGTTCCCTCTCGCAGAGCACTCCTAAAATCGGACCATATGAAATCAACTGGTCATGACACGGACTTCCCTGTAACGCCCACACCGATCATTGTCACTGTCCCTGCGACCGCAGGACCTGTTGCGATCTCCCCCACCAATCCCAACTTGACACCTCTTGCATTCCCCCCACCTATTCCAGTCACCTTTCCTACACCCCCGGTCACAGTTCCAGTGACGCCCATTCCCGTAACTAACCCTGTTCCAGTGACGCCCGTTCCCGTAACTAACCCTGTGACCACCTACCCATCCACACCAGGCATTCCCACAGTCACTCCTACCCCAGTTCCCACCACCAATCCTCCAGCGACTCCAAGTACTTCTCCAGCTATCCCAGGGCAAAGCTGGTGTGTGGCCAAGGCTGGAGCATCAGAAGCCGCTCTTCAGGCGGCTCTGGATTATGCATGTGGGATTGGAGGAGCTGACTGCTCGCAGATTCAGATGGGGGCGAGCTGTTATAACCCAAACACTCTTGAGAACCATGCATCATATGCCTTCAACAGCTACTATCAGAAGAATCCCGTGGCTACGAGCTGTGATTTCAGCGGGACCGCTACCATAGTTGCCGCAAATCCTA GCACGGGAGCTTGCATTTACCCGACATCACAGACTTCAGCTCCGGCAACTACTACTCCAACAACACCGACTCCCACACCAACTACAGCAGCACTGCCTCCGCCATCAACGGGAGCAGTTCCAGTGCCAGTCCCAGTACCAGTACCAGG CTCGGGAACTCCACCAGCGGTGCTGAATTCAGGCAATCCTCCCTCCGGGAATCCAACAGATTTTGGGAACCTCGGCCCTCCTCCGCCTGCGACATTTTTCTCGACATCAGCAAGATTACAGCCCTATGTTGGTTGTATTATTGTACTCATCAGCCTAGTGCTGCAAGATTTATGCTGCAGAGATAGGAAGTGA